A genome region from Natronosalvus rutilus includes the following:
- the rnhA gene encoding ribonuclease HI: MPVIECDVEDARERLQDAGVTVESGNTDHERWRASHGGATAVAYENKVVIQGGRPRDLEALLREGGGRAHVYFDGGARGNPGPAGIGWVIVTSEGIVAEGSEAIGRATNNQAEYEALIAALEAARDYGYDELHVRGDSELIVKQVRGEYNTNNPELREKRVTVHELLREFDEWALEHVPREVNDRADALANEALDQAQ, from the coding sequence ATGCCGGTCATCGAGTGCGACGTCGAAGACGCCCGGGAACGCCTCCAGGACGCGGGAGTGACGGTAGAGTCGGGAAACACCGATCACGAGCGCTGGCGGGCGTCTCACGGGGGTGCGACGGCCGTCGCCTACGAGAACAAGGTGGTCATACAGGGAGGTAGGCCCCGTGACCTCGAGGCACTCCTGCGCGAGGGCGGCGGTCGCGCGCACGTCTACTTCGACGGCGGCGCGCGCGGCAACCCCGGGCCCGCCGGGATCGGCTGGGTGATCGTCACGAGCGAGGGCATCGTGGCGGAAGGGAGCGAGGCCATCGGTCGCGCGACGAACAACCAGGCCGAGTACGAGGCCCTGATCGCGGCGCTCGAGGCGGCCCGTGACTACGGCTACGACGAGCTCCACGTGCGCGGTGATTCGGAGTTGATCGTCAAGCAGGTCCGCGGCGAGTACAACACCAACAATCCCGAACTGCGAGAAAAGCGGGTGACCGTCCACGAACTCCTTCGCGAGTTCGACGAGTGGGCGCTCGAGCACGTTCCCCGGGAGGTCAACGACCGAGCGGACGCGCTGGCGAATGAGGCGCTGGATCAGGCTCAGTGA
- a CDS encoding RNA-guided endonuclease InsQ/TnpB family protein: MRCEVTTTVRVKLHSLTERKARLIEREYTAFQDAVHGDDDANLYSATKQQAGKVQSNKNPREDTEQPVVLRNDCITIDHDEDTVLSSWWFKLPVYNPGRERGDSIWVPVHVPEKDTHLLTDKHIRDSELVRRDGEWYVHLVCKRSVAVADEYDDVLAVDMGAKWIAVSTFLSDRETKFHGADVRRIREHYKQLRKSIGKAKVRSGAQVIERIGDKESRTVEHELHQAANELIARARERNAVIVFGDMTGLRFDNDKGRYVNDKTHKMPYAKLANILTYKAHLDGRECLPINEADTSVTCWRCGSQHTSRDVQGRVECHDCELEDNADKNGASNIGKRAVGKDIQSPLSTVGAVVAQPETQVVLEGTSGETEPANSPEDVGLTLSEGSPRLQSWE, from the coding sequence ATGCGTTGCGAAGTCACCACGACGGTACGGGTCAAACTCCACTCGCTCACCGAGCGGAAAGCTCGACTCATCGAACGCGAATACACCGCGTTCCAGGACGCCGTTCACGGTGACGATGATGCGAACCTCTACTCCGCCACCAAGCAACAGGCGGGGAAAGTCCAGTCGAACAAAAACCCACGCGAGGATACCGAACAACCAGTCGTCCTCCGCAACGACTGCATCACCATCGATCACGACGAGGATACCGTGCTGTCGTCGTGGTGGTTCAAACTCCCCGTCTACAACCCCGGGCGAGAACGGGGGGATAGTATCTGGGTGCCTGTCCACGTCCCCGAGAAAGACACGCACCTCCTCACCGACAAGCACATCCGAGACTCGGAACTCGTCCGCCGCGACGGTGAGTGGTACGTCCACCTCGTCTGCAAGCGGTCTGTGGCCGTTGCAGACGAATACGACGACGTACTCGCCGTCGATATGGGCGCGAAGTGGATAGCCGTCAGCACGTTCCTCTCCGACCGGGAGACCAAATTCCACGGCGCAGACGTCCGGCGCATCCGCGAACACTACAAACAACTTCGCAAGTCGATTGGGAAGGCAAAGGTTCGTTCGGGGGCACAGGTCATCGAGCGCATCGGTGATAAGGAATCGCGAACGGTCGAACACGAGCTACATCAGGCGGCGAACGAACTCATCGCCCGCGCTCGGGAACGCAACGCTGTCATCGTGTTCGGAGATATGACGGGCTTGCGCTTTGACAACGACAAGGGACGGTACGTGAACGACAAGACGCACAAGATGCCGTATGCGAAGCTGGCGAACATCCTCACGTACAAGGCCCATCTCGATGGTCGAGAGTGTCTCCCGATTAACGAGGCGGACACGTCGGTGACGTGTTGGCGGTGTGGGTCACAGCACACGAGTCGTGACGTACAGGGTCGGGTGGAGTGTCACGACTGTGAGCTGGAAGATAATGCGGACAAGAACGGGGCGTCGAACATCGGTAAACGAGCCGTCGGTAAGGACATTCAGAGCCCGCTATCGACGGTGGGGGCTGTTGTGGCTCAGCCCGAAACGCAGGTCGTACTCGAAGGAACCAGCGGTGAGACAGAACCTGCGAACTCCCCGGAAGACGTGGGCCTAACCCTCAGTGAGGGAAGCCCACGACTTCAGTCGTGGGAGTAG
- the tnpA gene encoding IS200/IS605 family transposase, whose translation MPRGYSRERTSVHNLHYHFVWCPKYRKPVLTDEVVARLEQLIEEKADELDLDILRLAIQPDHVHLFITGNPKLSPNKIIQQVKGYTSRNLRDEFDFGLPSLWTRSYFVSSAGEVSAQIIEEYIEAQTGR comes from the coding sequence ATGCCTCGCGGGTATAGTCGAGAGCGAACGTCGGTACACAACCTCCACTACCACTTTGTGTGGTGTCCGAAGTACCGTAAGCCGGTGCTAACCGACGAGGTTGTAGCCCGTCTCGAACAACTCATCGAAGAGAAAGCCGACGAACTCGACCTCGACATACTCCGACTGGCAATCCAGCCCGACCACGTACACCTGTTCATCACGGGGAATCCGAAACTCTCCCCGAACAAAATCATCCAACAGGTCAAGGGCTACACCTCGCGGAACCTCCGAGACGAATTCGACTTCGGCCTCCCCTCGCTGTGGACGCGCTCGTACTTCGTCTCCTCAGCAGGCGAAGTATCGGCTCAGATCATCGAGGAATACATCGAAGCACAGACCGGACGATAA